GCGTGATCGAGGAACGCGGCGAGTTGCTGCTCCACGGCGTGAGCGTCAAGCCGGGCAAGCCGATGCTCGTCGGCCGACTCGACGACTCCGCGTACGTCGGCCTCCCCGGCTACCCCGTCTCGGCGATGATGGTCTTCCGGACGTTCGTCGCGCCCGCGATCCGCGGGGCCGCGGGGCTGCCCGAACCCGCCGCGGCGACCGTCGCGGGCCGGATGGCGATTCAGGCGCGCTCCGAGCAGGGCCGGCACCGACTGCTGCCGGTCGGCCTGCTGGCGGACGGCGACGGCGGGACGCTCGTCTACCCCGTCGACAAGGGCAGCGGCGCGACCACCACCCTCGCCGAGGCCGACGGCGTCGTCGAGGTCGACGCCGGCACCGACTACCTCGAAGCGGGCGAGTCGGTCGATGTCGCGCTGTTCTCGGCGGACGTCCGCCCGCCGACGCTGTTCGGCGTCGGCGAGGACGACCCCACGTTGAACCGGCTGCTGGATCGCCTCGGGAACCCGCGGTACCTCCCGGTCGGCTCGCGGCCGGCGCTGCGACGGCTCCGCGAGGGCGTCCCCGACGTGGCGGTCGTCGCCGGCCCCCTCGACCGCGCGGTCGAGGGGGCGAAACTGGGCGGGTGGAGCCGCGAGTGGGGGCTGGTCGTCCCCGCGGACGACCCCGACGGGATCGGGGGGCTCGCGGACCTCGTCGAGCGCGACCTCCGGTTCGTCAACCGGACGACCGACTCCGGACTGCGGACGAGCCTCGGGAACGCCGTCGCGGAACTGGCGGACGAGCGCGACACCGAGCGCCGCGCGCTCGTGGCGGCGATCGACGGCTTCGACCTCGGCCTGCGCGCCCACGAGAGCCCCGCCCGGCGGGTGCTCGCCGGCGAGGCCGACGCGGGGCTGGGCCTGCGCGAGACGGCCGACCGCCTCGACCTCGGGTTCGTCCCGCTGGGCGAGCAGCGCGTCCGGGTTCTCGCGAACCCCGAGCGGCGCGAGAAACCGGGCGTCCGCGAACTCGCGGCGGCCCTCGACGAGGTAGGCGGAGCCTGAACGCGGCGCCGGCCGCGTATCACCGTCGACGACAGTCAGACGGCTCGAAGTAGCGGTTTTACCTGTTCGCGGTGTACGACCCTTGATGTCGACGATCGCCGAGTTCCGTATCCCGGCGGCCGACAGCGTGATGTCGGCCACGTTCGAGCGCGCGCCGGAGGCTACGTTCGAGTTCGAGTCCTCCGTGTCGAAGTCGCTCCCGTCGCTGTGGGTCTCCGGCGTCGACCCGGGTACGATCGAACCGGCGTTCGAGGCCGACCCGTCGATCGAGTCGTCCGAACTGCTCGTCGAGACCGACGACCGCCTGCTGTACGACGTCGAGTACGCCGACTCCGTCCATCTGTACGACGACCTGCTGGCCGACGGCGGGTCGCTGCTCGACGTCTACGGCGCCGACGGCTGGTGGCGGATCAAGATGCGATTTCGGAACCGGGAGGAACTCGGCCGGACCCACGACCGCCTCGTCGAGCGTGGCGTGAACGCCGACCTCGCGCGCGTGACGAACGTCGAGCGGCTGACGACCGCCGACACGCAACTGACGGCCGAACAGCAGGAGGCGCTCGAAGCGGCCCTCGAGTACGGCTACTTCGAGATCCCGCGGGGCATCTCGATGGAGGACCTCGCGGCGGAACTCGGGATCTCCCACCAGGCGCTCTCCGAGCGCCTGCGACGGGCCTACGAGACGCTGGTCGACGCCGAGTTGCGGGTGCAAAACGAGCCGCCGAACACGGAGAGCTAGAACAGTTCGTCGAAGGAGGTGACGCGGTAGTCCCCGAGCACGCAGCGGCCGCGCCGTTCGTGGCCGACGCGCTCGACGTGGATGGCGTCCAGCCCGGCGTTCCAGGCGGCGCCGACGTCGCAGGAGCCGTCGCCGGCGAGGACGCCCGCGTGGCCGTTGTGGCCGACGCCGATGTCCGTCATCGCGCGCTCGACCGGCGTCGGGTCGGGCTTCCACCCCGTCTCCTCCGTACAGCAGACGGTCGTGTCGAACCAGTCGCGGATCCCCACGTGGTCGAGC
The Salinilacihabitans rarus DNA segment above includes these coding regions:
- a CDS encoding molybdopterin biosynthesis protein is translated as MDRKEFRDLASPADAREAIRALSLGAGTERVPLAEARGRVLAERIDADLDVPGFDRASLDGYALRARDTFGADEADPADLAVVGEVHAGEEPSLDVGDGEAVEISTGAVMPPGADAMVPVERTDLDDGRVRVRTSVAPGDNVMFAGADVAAGERALGPGTRLTPREVGLLSALGVEEVPVRARPRVGIVSTGDELVRPGEKLRSERGEIYDVNSYSIAAGVEDAGGEAVLYPHAGDDREEMERLLREAADECDLVLSSGSTSASAVDVIYRVIEERGELLLHGVSVKPGKPMLVGRLDDSAYVGLPGYPVSAMMVFRTFVAPAIRGAAGLPEPAAATVAGRMAIQARSEQGRHRLLPVGLLADGDGGTLVYPVDKGSGATTTLAEADGVVEVDAGTDYLEAGESVDVALFSADVRPPTLFGVGEDDPTLNRLLDRLGNPRYLPVGSRPALRRLREGVPDVAVVAGPLDRAVEGAKLGGWSREWGLVVPADDPDGIGGLADLVERDLRFVNRTTDSGLRTSLGNAVAELADERDTERRALVAAIDGFDLGLRAHESPARRVLAGEADAGLGLRETADRLDLGFVPLGEQRVRVLANPERREKPGVRELAAALDEVGGA
- a CDS encoding helix-turn-helix domain-containing protein: MSTIAEFRIPAADSVMSATFERAPEATFEFESSVSKSLPSLWVSGVDPGTIEPAFEADPSIESSELLVETDDRLLYDVEYADSVHLYDDLLADGGSLLDVYGADGWWRIKMRFRNREELGRTHDRLVERGVNADLARVTNVERLTTADTQLTAEQQEALEAALEYGYFEIPRGISMEDLAAELGISHQALSERLRRAYETLVDAELRVQNEPPNTES